The Arachis ipaensis cultivar K30076 chromosome B03, Araip1.1, whole genome shotgun sequence region AAACGAActtaataacaaaatgaaacaagttATATACCAGTCTGGGCTTTGTCTTCTAAAATCATCGCTCTCTGATCTCAGCAGGGATCTTTTTGTAGCTTGGCCATAAGTGGTCGTACATCAGATGATGACATTAGTACACTCCTGTGTACATGCATTGTTATTTGATGCAAACCTATCAATGAAAAATTTAATATTAGTATTTTACTAAATAATTATTTGAGGTAATCTATAAActtcaattatatttatattttttaaaaatttcgatAGAGTTTCATCTATAACTAGAAAGTACCAAAAAACTCTATCCATCAATAATTCACTAAACTAATTTACCAAAAAAACTAATATGAAATTACATGACTTAAGCAGCAACATCCATCAACAATCAAGAATTCTCAAACACTTTCAGTAGTTCAAACCTACTAAACCTAAATCGAACATATCTTAACaatctaaatccactaaaacCAGAAAATTGAGTGTAACTAATTagactaactaactaaaataaaaaacttaatatTAGCAACCACATACATATGTTGAATAAGAATGTCAAAATAGTTTGCATATAAAAGACTTAAAATAATACTCACGCTGTCAAACCATTAGGCCAAATCGTCATCCATATGGTGGgaggtggtggaggggcatcTGGTTGGGATCCATGAAAGGATTCTGGCACCACATGTCTGTCACTGGAAGAGGTGTCATCGTTGAAATAGTGGGCTACTAAGTGGATGGAGGTGCACTACAAGAATATGGCCGATTAGCTATCACAAAAAGAGTCGTAAAATCGTCGCTAATCCGacgcaaaatataatttgtgacAGATTAGCTACCGCTTAGCAACTAATGGTTTCCTCGCTGATTACAAGTCGCAGATCAGTGACGCAAACACAACAGTCGCTAATTCATCGGAAAATTTTTTAGCTACCGAATAAATAGTCGCAAATCAATCACTAAAGTACAAACTAATTCCGTAGAAGAAATGGACTAAACggtagtcgctaattagcgaTAAACTCTACTGCAGCAGACTCATCGCTAAATGCAAGCTAACTGCGTAGACAAAATGGAATGGTTGGTTGACGCTAATTAGCGAGGAATTTTTTCGAACCTAACTCGTCGCAAGTTGTCCGCTAATATGGTCGCAAATCTGTCACATTGTGTAGCAAATCTATAGctaatctttgaaaatccttaatcaaatttgtaggaaTTTTGTCGCTAAACCAAAGCTATTCGAAAATGATAAAGTAGAGTTATGAAATAGTCGCTAATTTGCTAAGAAATAATATGTAGTCAATTAGTTGCAATATTATCGCAAAATGTCATCGCAAATTCCTTTTAAAATAGTAACAAATCGATAGGTATCTCACAATTGTTTCAATCGCAATAGAGTCTTTAATTTGTCACCATCATCAACAGCGAGTATGTCGCTAATTTTACTAGAATATCAGTTAGAATTCCAATTTTTTTGTTATACTAAAATAAAcatcatattatttttttattttattgattgaAATGAAAGATTATgcataaatataaaattagttcATAAAAATTatacatgtttaaaaaaaaatcaaacccaacatatttattaaaataaaagtcTAATGCAACATCTCCAACATAGATACTTCACAAATAAAATACCAAAACAAGCTAAATCTAACAATATCAATAACTATAAAAACCAAtccaaataattatttatcaaccAAGTAAACTACCAATAAAAGTAAGCCAACTTCTATAAAAACTGAAAATGAAACAAATTGCCTAATCAATTATCTATCAAACAAATAAACTACGATAATAAGCTAAGCCTAACAAAATGCATTAACATAAGCCACCTAATCAAATATTATTCCCAGCAAAATCACTCTAATGGTTCTTCTCTTGGGGGAATCCTGGAATCTTAGAAAGGAGAGACAGTAAATTATTCTGTATAGCTTCATTCACAACACTAGGCAACACTGCATTTATAGCACTAGGCAATGCTTCTTTAATAGCCTCAGTGATGTCTGTTTGTGAGACTGACTTGACTGTAGAAACACCTGTATCTTCAGGTAATGGCACATCTCTATGATCATGAATACCAATATCCAGACTGCGGCCTAACCCATGAACTCGTCCTTTCTTGTTGGTTCCTGCAACTTCTGTCCACACGTCAGGATCAACTTCAGGTTGATCTATTaaatcttctccatatttttgtgatattgcctcTCCATATGAGTCTTTTTTAACggtttttagaattaaaaaaaaaagaaaatagataaTATAAATAGTATACTGCTTGCAGCCCTAACCCCCAAAAATCCCTAACCTCTACGGCGCTACTCCTCTCACTCTCTCAGCCAGCAGCCCCTCTCTCTCTCAGCCAGCGGCAACAGCAGTCACCGCCTCCCCCGTCACCGAACTCTTCTAGTCAGCCAGAGGGTGCCTCGCCGTCGGCAGTGACAGATAGAGGGTGCTTCGAGCTCTTGGCCGTCCATCCTCGTCTCCTCCACGTCGCCGCCTTTGGCCGTCCATCCTCGTCTTTTCTTCATCGTCTTCGTCTTCGTCGTGTGGACTTGCAGATCGAAACGTGGTCGGCTGGCTTCCTCCATTGTTGGTCAGTTTGCTCGATCCCGTCTGTCTCGCCGTTCCTCCCTTGCTGCCTGTTTCGTTACTCCCTTGCTGCCTGTTTCGTTCCTCCATGACGTCAGTTTGGTTCCTCTGTCGATAGCTttgctttagttttttttttcttttgttaatttctatGATTTTGACTTTCTATTTTTTAAAGATTCAACTCTGTTTGCTTCAATTTATGGTTctgtattttgttaattttactgaGTTACTGAAATCTAAGATCTGATTCTTGAGTTGCTATTTCTGTTTCTATTTGTTGTGTTCTGAATCTGAATTGGGGTGAGTTGATATTTTTTTCTGTTGCTGTTTCTGTTTCTATTTGTTGTGATTCTGAATCTGAATTGGGGTGAGTTGatattttttttctgtttgttATGTTCTGACTTCTGAATTAGAGTTGGTGGTGGTATGATTAATTTTGTCATGGTGTTTTACATGATCTGCATATGAGGACATACATGTTaaggtaacaaaaaaaaaagtcatgCTACATGTTTCATTGtatgtttaatttttaataattttatttaatatttaattaaaccggttgaaccccggtcgaacctttgaaccagtgaaccagtcactttaccggttcattgaccggtccggttctcgcaaccttgctaATCAATTATCTATCAAAGAAATAAACTACGATAATAAGCTAAGCCTAACAAAATGCATTAACATAAGCCACCTAACCAAATATTATTCCCAACAAAATTACTCTAATGGTTCTTCTCTTGGGGGAATCCTGGAATCTTAGAAAGGAGAGACAGTAAATTATTCTGTATAGCTTCATTCACAACACTAGGCAACACTGCATTTATAGCACTAGGCAATGCTTCTTTAATAGCCTCAGTGATGTCTGTTTGTGAGACTGACTTGACTGTAGAAACACCTGTATCTTCAGGTAATGGCACATCTCTATGATCATGAATACCAATATCCAGACTGCGGCCTAACCCATGAACTCGTCCTTTCTTGTTGGTTCCTGCAACTTCTGTCCACACGTCAGGATCAACTTCAGGTTGATCTATTaaatcttctccatatttttgtgatattgcctcTCCATATGAGTCCTACAGCAAAAAAATAAGGACATATTATTaagaaaactaaaactaaattaTGCTACAAAATTAAAGACACTTACAATAATTTTCTTGGATACTTCAGAAACATATTCTCCACTTTTTTTCTTATGAACATCATCATATACTTCAACGCGGATGGATTCGGATCCTCTTCTAAACCTTCCACTACGTTTAAGTTATCACCTACAGCATCAATAACAAATTCATGTTTTTCCTAAATTTAAAGAGTGAAAGAATTAGCAAATACTCAATCCAATTATTTGTAAAAAATTGCAGTGAAACAACATTATAATTACTAACCAGAAAACCTTTAAACAATTCGTCCTTCATGTTTGGACAATAATCTTGCCATCTTGGCGCTGGAGAAGGCATCCTACTTAATAAATCTTTCGTGATGTCACGAGTTACCGTATGATATGTAAATCTCTTCATACATTAAAAAATACACAACTATCAAAAACAGTTTAACACACAATAACATAGatcattaaaataacaaaaaattctAGGCTTAGCTATACTACTCATAACtttaaaataattcaagaaaataaaatagattaaaagaATATAAAGCTCCCAATAGTGCAAGACTAAAGCAGCAACCATTGTTATCTTCATGCAAGCAATCCCAACAAAcagtttttcaaataaaaatcaaatttataaAATACACTATAAAAGTATCATCATAAAACCAAAGGCAAATTACACACATGACTCACCCCTTTTGAGGTGTGATAAAATATAAACCTGATCCCATTTCTCTAAAATCATGCATTGATTAAATAAAATTCAAGTAATAATAATGTTGTACTCttatattttctaaaatataaTGGTAAACTGTAAACACTCCTAATGCACCATTTAAAGAGAGATGAATGTCACTTGGACAAATAGAGAGAAGTTATCACAAATTTACCAAACCTCGGGAGGTTAGTGTCTTTTGCATTAAAGACAAATATATTTTAGCTCAAATTGTAAAAGCCATAGGAAATGAAGAGGCAGATCAAAAAAAACAAGTAATAATCAGAACAAATATTTATTTTACTCAAGAGGCATGTATTAACTGCTGGTTACATACCATTTTCATGGAGCTGCTGTTATCCATATTTATGTTTGCTGTTTTGACAAATTTCAGatgaaaggaatacaagaaatatgcacatatttatatttattttttttaattgagcaGAAGTGATAATACTGGATCAGAGGATATAAAATAAAAGAGATGCTTTATTTCTTTGAAACTATTTACTAATATATTTTTCCATAGTGATATAAAATGGCCATATGTTTTGGACTTTAGTGAAATGGATTCCCTGTGTCGTGAACTTAAGCTTAGATTAATATCAATGTTTTGCAAAGAAGAAAAATGTCcacatatttatatttattttttatttatttcataaaaataaatataataataattaataaataatataacataaatgAGACATATATAAGACTCTAACAGCAAATACACCTTTGTGATAATTTGTGATTGCATGAAAAAAACTAGGTACAAATTAGGTCAATTTTAATAAATCTAGTAATAAACTAGTAAATTAAAGATCCTGCACCTAGTGAtactcttctttttcattttaagTAGAAAGTATGATGATATAGGAAGGTCAACATAATAGTATAACTACTTATGGTTTATCGCCTTTCTCTACAGCTATTACCAGCTTTCCGTTACTCCTAGTTTCAGCATGCACACTTGATTGTCCAACATTAGGTAGCTCATTATCTTCTGCATCTAAAGCAGATGCGTCAGACGAATTCACACCTACAATGAATAAGAGAATTTTCAATTAGATGTGTAGTTATTTGTGAATACATAAACATTTATCTGAAGTAAATCATACCATCTAATTGAGGTGATGATTGTGATAAAACTTGTGGGGATTGGTTTGATGCTGATCCCACATTCAAATGTGTAAGATGAGGTTCATCATTATTAGAGTTCTGTTGACCTAAATAAAAAACAGccaaaaaaaatagataaaataaaacCACTTCCTCACCAGGATTAATTAAATCACAATAAAGACATACAACTCGAACGTATAGTACAACTACATACCTAACACATGTATCGGTGGTTGAGAAGAATCAATGTCAACAGTTTGCTCACCTAAACTCAATAAAATAAGCATACATCATATTTTCTAAATTAAGAGTTGTTAatggtaaaataaattaaacggCGAATGTATACCTGACCTACGTGAGGAAAGCTGAGATTGATCGAGACGAGTGTTTCGTACTATTCGTCCACCTCTACCTTTTGGTGCCATGATTATCTATCaaataagaaataaattaaaaagaaagtgttattaaattatttaaaatacaaGCAGTTAATATATTTAGAAGCGATAGTTACcaataaaaaagaataataaaacatTATTCAACAGTTTAGATCACAAAAGTTGAATTACCATATTCcagtaaaattaatttaaaagatattcCATACAACATAATGAAAAGATTGCACCGAGAAAAGGATTTACCGTAAACAACTAATCTATAATGATATTACCACAAACTAGAAGAAGAAATAGTCATCAAATTTTGTCTATTAACATGATATAGCACTGCGAGCCCCTGGTTCAAGgagcaaaaaaataaataaaacactcAATATGAATGTAGGAAGAGTAGTAGGTTTTCACGTGCTGCATCCATCTATCGTAGATTAACAAGGTACATTTAATTATTAGAACCTAAAAGATGTCTATGCAATAGTGTATAATGTAATTATTAATAATTGGCATGATTAAAATTTGAATATGCAGGAAACTTAATTGATATGTGAAGTATTAAAATATAAAGAATTAATGTTATTCTCTTTTGCCTGTCCCAAACTGTGTTAAGGCTTTCTCTTATCCAAATATCAATGTGTTATTAGAGAGTtcattattctattttaaaatatGAATTCAGGCATCTTCAAACATAATAGATGGCAAGCTCGGATTGGAAGAGTTGGAGGCAACAAAAATCTCTATCTTAGCGCTTTTAGTAAGTGAATCTAAGCATCTAGCTACTCTATTCcacttctattttcatttctcaATGGTAATTCACTAGCGCATGCCaaccaaattttttaattatgggCAAAGAAACCTCCAAGTAACTAGACCAAGAAAAAGAACCATGCATGATTACTAATTTTGGGTCCCTCACTTTTACTTGCGTTGAATTAAAACACTTCCTAAAATATCATAGGTACACGTATATATAGAATTAATGAAAGCAATAATTGATGGATACACTAAAATTGGATGAACTTATAATAAACTGTGTAAAAAAAGTCATTACCAAAAATAACagcacaaaaataaaataatatctctatttattttatttaatcaagAGTATTTAATTATGGAATATAACTGTACCTTTAAAGGATTTGAGAAAAAATGATTTGAGTTTGGGAAGAtgtgattttaaaagtttaaaaatatgTTTCAATCTCAACATATAGGGCCTCCATGAACAATAAAATTCACAGCAATAGCATAATCTAATTCAATGAAGATGCCATAATCCAATAAAACTTTGAATGCAAGTAGTATCATCTGTCATATTAAATTAATGATAAGAACAAGCATGAGAAGAGATTAAGATAACCTGCAACTAGATAGAAAGGAGCAGCGGACCTGCTACAGCAACGTCGTGGATCAGACCTCCTTCAGCGGTGTTATGGGCTGGACCTCCTTCAACGGACCTCCTTCCTTAAACAAACGGCACCAACAGTCCTTCCTTTTCCACCACCAGAAATCCTTGTTTTACTTGTTCTACGATGGCTAAATGGCAGAAAGGGAGATAGTGGGGATAGTGgggtttttaatttttgatttcaaGTATTACAAACTGTAAATTAAAAGTGCGCGCGGTTGTTATTTTTTGCTTTTAGcgctttttttaattatatattctataacttttttaaatttttgtatttctatttttaaatttgaaaattatttttttaaaaaagaattaaatttgtaattaaattttaacACAATTAACACCAAGCAACAAAAAAAGGCAACTCAAAAACCAACTATCTTCACTGACAGAAAACCACAATGGCTAGAACAAGATGAATTGAAACAGTAACTCACCAATTAAAACAAAGACCAACTAAATCAATAactgaaaaattaaaacaataaagaagaagaaaaagaaattacctTAGTTTTCACATGTTTTGAAAAAATCAGCAGCAGAACGGAGAGGAAGCTGAAGCTTTCATACTTGATGGATATGGCTGAACGAAGGGTTGCACAACCGCAGATGAGAGACTTCACAGCCGGAAAATGACGACTGCGTGGAGGCCCGAAAATGCATGGGAACAAAGGCATTTGGATGACGCTTGAGCAGCGCGTACCGCAGCGGAGCAGACGCGGTGGCGGCAGTGGCTGGGCAGGTTGAAGAATGGCGAAGAGATGGaggttgcatgttcaaatttcTGCTGCGTTCGAAGCTTCTAAGAAAAGGGGCTCTTTTGGAGGTTTGGGAATGAGGTCACAGAGAGCTGAGGACAACGAGATTTAAGGGTGTtttggttttgtttttgtttctctttttttctttgttatGGTGCCAAAAAGGGCAcccttttattatattattacttgtgggaattttttttgttttaataaaaatGAACATAATTTAAATTAaccatttaattaatttaatacaaATAGACATATTTAGTTATTACTAGTTGTAAAATACTTTTATAATacatgaaaattaattttttatatttatagttataaatttaattttaatatattattcgtataaaataattatattcatGTATTTAGTTATATAATGTCATATAAGTAaaaatagggtaaagtatactttttgtccctaaaatttaataaaagtttcaaaaatacccctaagttttattttgtttcaattttgtcccaaaagttttcgatttgcatcaaatatacccttgacggctaaatttttaaaaaaatttaagaccaatctaataataatacaagaaaattatgcttgatttgcttgtattgaaggttgttcttatgaaattattgttaaattggtcttaaattttttgaaaaattagccgtcaggggtatatttgatgcaaatcgaaaacttttgggacaaaattgaaacaaaataaaacttaggggtatttttgaaacttttgtaaaactttagggacaaaaaatatactttaccctttaatTTATCAGTAAATCAAATATAAGAGCATTAATTTTTGTATCTTTGTCTTctgtttattctttttaattaatgtcattttttaatttcttttctggAAACTACACGTAGCCTAAGTGTTGAAATTTAAATCCTCCTGCGAGCCAAAAATCAGATTATTGAGATGTCATGGGCTGCAATTCCAACAAACTAAGAAAACATCATTAGACTATcctataatatataatttttattttaaagagaAGGAATTAGATTGTCTCTAAATAATATAGCTTTGAAAACTTAATAAATTTATGTGACTttcaatagaaaaatttgcctagaTGATACATAACCAAAAACATTGCCTATTGCTTACTGTTACAGATTTGCAGCCAAGCCAAGCATAAAAGAGAGCTTCATCCCTTCCATTTCCAAGAAATGTATACTGTACTATATAGCTATCACCACTGTAAAGCCTTGTCAGTTCTGCaactgaaagaagagaaaatttATCACCATCCACCAGCCACACTTGAATTTGCGGTATTCAGTTAACAGTCAACACTGGCTAAAAAAACAAGCATGATTATCTGCCAACAACTAAATTGTATAAGGTACTAAACCTGCTACTTTTTCTTATCCTTCCTCATGAAGCCTAGGCTCTGCTGATTTAGGCCAATTAGTAAAATATGACCGAAATATCGGACTTTTCAATCCCTCTGACAAAAATGTCAAATGagtcttgtttgatcttaatataataacaataacaaattatttgacacgtgattgattggattatggtcatactacttattcccaacaatctcccacttgcacgagagccaatcatgatGGATTGGATCTTGGGCATACTATTATCACAATAATCTCCCACCTGCACTagagccaatcaatcatgtgtataatttttcaatgcacatctgtgtttatcaaaactcttttgaccTTAAACACCTTTGCTCTTGAGCATGTTTGCTTGACCTTTTGTAAAATATATCTAGTGCATAATAAATATCACGTTTTCTCAAAATATGAAATCTCCCACTACAATAGTGCATAATTGTATTTTAAGGACAATCCTTATTGAACATgattataaaaaaaatctaagtaaCCATTAGATCTATCTTTATAGAATTGTATCATTATACAAATAGGCTACTTTTTCAAAAAGTTAGTTTGACGTTCAAACCTTTTATATTTTTAGGAGAAAGTATATCCTCTATTGAGTggtatacaattctaataaaagtaattg contains the following coding sequences:
- the LOC110269647 gene encoding uncharacterized protein LOC110269647; protein product: MAPKGRGGRIVRNTRLDQSQLSSRRSGEQTVDIDSSQPPIHVLGQQNSNNDEPHLTHLNVGSASNQSPQVLSQSSPQLDGVNSSDASALDAEDNELPNVGQSSVHAETRSNGKLVIAVEKGDKP